TTATTATTTATGAAGGTAAGGCCAAAATAGAAGATACTTGTTATGATGAAGATGATCTAAACCTTACCATTTATGATTTTTATAATGATGATGGAAGTTTGTTTACAGGTACAAAAACAGTTGATTATACAATAAAAGGTAGTACTAATGACTTAATTGTAAACACGTATAGCCTTACTTTCTTAAATGGTGAAGCAATAATACCTATTAATTTTTCAAGCTTTCCTACTAATGAAAATGATTTTAACTTTACAATTTCATCAACAAGCCAAAGCGGTTTAAACTGTATCAATTATGATTTTTCTATTAATAGAGTACCTGAAGACATTGAATTAGGTCTTACTATAGATAATGTATGTAATGCTTCTGACATAAAAGCTATTATAAACGCCCCAGCTATGGCAGATGGAGGATATACTATAAATTATGAAGTTTCAGAAGTAAATACGGCTAATATATTAACAGAAAATACTATTTTTTTTGCCGCTAGTGGAGGTAGCGCTAATTACAATATTGATATAAGTAACCTAGAAACTGGTACTTATAATGTTGTAATAAAAAGTACTCAAAACGATACAACTCCATGTAGAACAGTATTTGATTTTGAAATACGAGAAAGTTTTTCTATAAATGGTATTCCCGATGCACCAGTGCTTAACGCAAATCAATCATTCTGTTTATCAGACTATCACCCTAATTCACCTACACTTGCTAACATCGCTATTACTAGCGGAGAAAATTTAACTTGGTATGCTGATAATACATCTACCACTCCTTTAAACTATTCAACAACTCTTGTTAACGGTGAAGACTATTATGTAAGCTCTAAAGACATAAGTAATAGTTGTGAAAGCTCTGACCGTACAGCTGTAACAGTTACTATTTTAACTCCACAAATTGTAACATCTACAAATACAACCCCATTATTTTGCGGTATCGAAAAAGCCACTATTGCTAATTTAGACGCTGAAGTAAACTCAGGAGAACTTTTATGGTATGATAGCCCTACTAATGGAAATTTATTAACTACAGATACTATACTAGTTAATGGAGTAACTTATTATGCTACAGAAAGCATTACTGGTTGTGAAAGTATTTCTAGATTACCATTTACAATTACTGTAATTGCTCCACCCATACCGGTAGTAGAGGGAATAACACTTTTATGCGGATTAGAGAAACTTACATTACTTGATTTTGAAATGTCTCTAACCAATACCGCTAATTATAACTTTATTTGGTACGATGCTTTATTAGGAGGCCTAGAACTTGATAGTTCAGATTTACTTGAAGAAAACACTGTTTATTATGTTGCTAACATTCATCCTGGTTCAGGTTGTGAAAGTGAGCGAACTCCAATATCAGTAAGTCTTAACAACTGTAATCCTGAAGACTATGACTTTTTTATTCCTGACGGATTTTCTCCTAACGGTGATGGAGTTAACGATTTTTATTACATCCCTAATATCGATTATTTTTATCCAGACTATCAATTAGAAATATTTAACAGGTACGGGCAATCGCTATTCAAAGGAGATGTTAATACTCCTAAATGGAATGGAAAAAGTACTTCTTCCAAAAACAATACTACAAGTGGAGTTTACTTTTACATTTTAAAATATAACAAAGATAATATTAAACCTAAACAGGGTAGAATTTACTTAAGTAAATAAGACTATGAAAAAGATACTTTTAGTAATTATATATATAAATACCGTTGCTGGTGTTTTTTCACAACAAGATCCACAGTATACACAGTACATGTACAATCAGAATGTTATAAACCCAGCTTATGTAACTAATGAGTTAGGGGTAATTAATTTTGGATTCATGCATAGAACGCAATGGGCAAACGCTGTGGGCTCTCCAAAAACATATACTTTCTTTGCCCACGCTCCAATAACTGATAAATTTGAAGTAGGTTTATCTCTTATTACCGACAATGTTGGCGATAATGCTTTAAAAGAAAATAATGTGTATGCCGATTTTGCCTATACATTACAACTAAGCGAAAACCACCGGTTATCACTAGGACTAAAAGCAGGTTTTAGTAGTTTTAAAACAAATTTCGCTAACTTTAGGTTTCCTGATGATAATACTATTAGTGGTGTTTTAACAAACGATTTAGCCTTTGATAATCAAAATAGCATAACCCCTAACTTTGGTTTTGGTGCTTTTTACTTTACAGATAAATATTATCTTGGGGTTTCTGTACCTAATCTTTTAAATTCAAAACATTTTACCGAAAAAAACGGTTTAAAAAGTATTGGTGGAGAAGAAATACATTTATTTGCAAATGCAGGGTATGTTTTTACACTAAGCGACCTTATTAAATTAAAACCTTCTTTTTTATTAAAAGCCATTAAAGGATCTCCTATTGTTGTAGACACTTCTATTAACGTATTATTTAACGACCGTTTTGAAGGAGGTTTATCCTATAGAATAAACGATTCTTTTAGCGCTATGTTTAACGTAAAAGCTACTGATAATTTAAGAATTGGGTATGCATATGATTACACAACAACAAACCTTAGTGATTTTAATTCAGGAACACATGAAGTGTTTGTTCTTTTTGATTTTGACACTTTAGGTCTTAAAAAAGGATATGATAAATCTCCTCGATTCTTCTAAAAAAAGCTATATGAAAAAAACAATTACAGTCTTATTTACATTCTTCATTGTTATTTGTAGCAATGCCCAAGCAAATAGAGATTTTAAAAGAGCTAAAAAATACTTTGATAGAGCTTTTTATAGCAACGCTATTCCTTTATTTGAAAAAGCTATAAAAAAAGACAAGAACTTTAAAACAATAAAAAACTTAGCAGATTCATATTATTTTATAAACGATATGGATAAAGCAGCTACAAACTATAAGCTACTTTTTAAGTATTATAAAAAATTAATAGACGAACCTTATTATTTCAGATATGCCAATACTTTAAAAGCAACTGGTGATTATAAAAAAGCTGATAACTTATTACGTTCATACTACAAAAAAAACGACGCTAAGAGACTTCAAAAACTGGAGAAAGAAATAGAATATCTTGAAAACATAAAAGCAATAGGTAATCGATATACTATTAAAAATTTAGCTATTAATACACCAAATTCAGAATTTGGAGCAATACAAAAAGGGAACAGTATTATCTTTTCTGCAGCTAAAAAAGATGATGAAGGCACCTCTAAAACATATGGTTGGACAGGAAATGGTTATTTAGACATTTATAAAGTATCATTAAATAACGAAACAGAACCATTTTCAACTTCAATAAACACAAAACTTCACGAATCTAATATCATTTTTACGAAGAATGCTAAAACAGCTTATTTTACTAGAAATAATCTAGTGAAAGGAAAACGTAAAAAGGACAATAAAAAAATTACTCATTTACAGATTTACAAAGCACAGTTAATTAATGGTAAATGGAAAAACATAACCTCACTACCATTTAACAATGATGAATACTCATCAGAACACCCCGCTTTAAGTGATGATGAAAAAACATTGTATTTTTCTTCAGATATGCCTAACGGATATGGTTCTTTTGATATTTATGCTGTTACTATAAATAATAATGGTACCTACGGAAACCCAAGAAACTTAGGAGCAACTATAAACACCCCTAAAAAAGAGCAATTTCCGTTTATTAGTAAAGATAATAAATTATACTTTTCATCTAACGGTCATCCAGGTTTTGGCTCTTTGGATGTTTTTGTTAGTACAATTTCTAATAACAAATACAGCAAACCCGATAATATTGGTTTACCAATAAACTCTGGTTACGATGATTTTTCATTTAACATAAACAACAAAACAAAAGAAGGCTTTTTTGCTTCTAACAGACCAGAAGGAAAAGGAAACGATGATATTTATAAAATTGTAGAAGAGAAAGCTTTAATTATTGAAGATTGTAAACAATCTATTTCAGGTATAATTACTGATATTGATACTAAGGAGGTTATAGGAAATACACTAATTTTAATTGGTACAGATAATAATGATTTAAAAAAAATATATACAGATGCTAATGGGGCTTTTAGTTTTAGGGCAATTTGTGAAACTTCATATATCGTTATAGCCTCTAAAGAAGGGTACCAAGAAAAAAGAAAGACAATCCCTACAAGTAAGCAAAGAAATAAAGATAACGATGCATCTATAGCCTTAAAATCGATTACTGAAATTGAAAAAGAAAAAAGAATTGCATTACAATTAAAAGCTAAAAAAGCACAAGAGTTAAAAACAACAGCCACAAATAAACTAAAACTACAAAACAAAACAAAAATTGAGCAAGTCATTGCTAAAGAAAAAAGTTTAGAAAAAAATAACGGTAGAATTATTATTAAAACTGATGAAATAAACTTTGATTATAAACTTTGGTATTTACGTAAGGATACTAAAAGAGCAATTAACTATGTGATTAAATTAATGGAAAAGTATCCAAAAATGGTTGTCGAAATAGGTACACATTCAGATATTCGAGGAAATAATCGTTACAATTTAGAATTATCACAAAAAAGAGCAACCTCAGCAAGAATCTATTTTATAGAAAAAGGTATTAAACCCGAACGGGTTATAGCTATTGGTTATGGAGAAACACAACCTCTTATAAAATGTAAAACTGAAGATGCTTGTACTGAAGAACAACATGAAACAAATAGGCGATGTGAATTCGTTGTAAAACAAATATATTAATTTAATAAAAACGAGCCAATTGGCTCGTTTTTTGTTTTGTAAACAATCTAAATATTACAATAATTATTAATTATCTTTATAGCTAAACTCAGTCAATACACAATTTTACTTCTTAAAATAGGTTGTTAACTAATTATCGATTGCTTTTAATTTTAATTTACGCGTGCTTTAGGGCATCAAAACATAAGTTATGAAAAAAATCACAACACTGTTATTTATGATTACACTATTCTCTACCACACTAAAAGCTCAAGAGAATTACAAAAATCTTTGGAAGCAAGTACAGGAATTTGAAAAACAAAACCTTCCCAAATCGGCTTTAAATGTTGTAAATACAATTTACGCTAAAGCGGAAGTTGCTCAAAATACTCCACAAATTATAAAATCTTTATTTTATAAAAGTAAATTCTCATTAACTTTAGAAGAAGATGCGCAACTAAAAATTATTAATCAGTTTAAAGAACATATTAATAAAAGTAGTTTTCCTACCAAAAACGTATTAGAAAATATTTTAGCCAATCTATATTGGCAATATTTTAAAGAAAATAGATGGAAATTTTATCAACGAACTAAAACTTCTGATAAGGTTAACAAAAACGATTTTAGGACCTGGGATTTAGATACACTCTTTGCTGAAATTCATGCCCATTATCAAAAATCTTTAGAAAACGGTTTACTATTACAACAAACAGACATTAATAAATTTAATGACATTTTATACACTTCTAAAGATTCTGAAAAATACCGCCCTACCCTATTTGATTTCTTAGCACACAACGCTCTTAGTTTTTACAAAACGTCTGAAACTAATATTACAAAACCAGCCTATCAATTTAAAATTGACACTAAAAATTTAATAAGCGATGCAAGTACTTTTTCTAAAATAAATTTAAAAACAAAAGATGCATTATCTCTTCAATTTAATGCTCTAAAAATTTACCAAGAGCTACTTAACTTCCACTTAAGGAACGGGAATTTAGATGCATTAGTTGATGTAGATTTAGAACGATTAAATTTTATAAATCAACACGCTACTTTTCAAAATAAAGAGCAACTTTTTTTACAAACACTAAAAACAAGTGAAAAAAAGTATCAAACAAATGAAGTCTCTGGATTGTATACTTACAAAATAGCTAAAATATACAACCAACAAGCAAACTCATATACATATCAAAAAAATGAAGAAGTTCGTTTTAAAAACAAAGAAGCACTTGCTGTTTGCAATCAAGTAATCAAGCAATTTCCTAAAAGTACTGGAGCTAAAAAATGTGAATTATTAAAACAACAAATAACAAGTAAAGCACTTGCTATTGTATCAGAAAAATTCAGTCCAATAAATACATCTTCTCGCCTATTAGTAACTTATAACAATATTAGTAAATTATACTTTACAACTTTTAAGATTAATAGAACTCAGATAGAAGAATTAAATAAAACATACAAAGAAGAAGATCGTGTAAAGTTCATAAACAAACTAAATCAAGTTAATTCTTGGAACAATGATTTAAGAAACGAACATGATTACTTATCTCATACTACAGAAGTAATTGTACCTAAACTTACGCAAGGTAATTATTTAATTGTAGCGCATGAAAATAGCACATTAAACAATACAGGCTTGTATGCCGTTGCAAATGTTCAAATAAGTGATTTAGTTTTAATTGAAAACTCACAAAATAACACAAAGACCTATCAAGTAGTTAATAGAAATACAGGTAAACCTATTAAAAATGCTCAAATACTATTAAAAAATAATGAACGCAGAGCAGAAACAAGCCTAAATAAAAAATTAATTACCGATAAAAATGGTTTTGCTACTTTTAAAAGCAACCACACACATTATAATGTTTCGGCAACAGTTACTTCTGGTAACGACAGTGCTGTTTTTGGGAATTACTATTTATATAAACACCAAAAACAAAATATAAATGCATTAAATGAAACTACCAAAGTAAAGCCATTCATTTTTACAGATAGAAGTATTTATCGTCCAGGGCAAACAGTGTATTTTAAAACAATTTTTGTTCAAAATAAAAAAGATAAATCAACTCCTTTTACAAACGAATACATACAAGTAACCTTAAATGATGTTAATAACCAAGAAGTAAAAAAGCTTGATTTAAAATTAAATGAGTTTGGCGCAGCTTCTGGAGAAATTATACTACCTAACAATGGTTTAACTGGTGAGTATACCTTCTCTATAAACAAGAGTAATAAAAAAGAAAGTCTCTTTTATAATAATGGTAACTTCAATTTTGAACAAAAAGACTATATAACTTCTATTTCTGTAGAAGAATACAAACGCCCAAAGTTTGAAACAGCATTTAAACCTATTACCAAAACTTTTAAACTAAACGATAATATTACTGTAAATGGATTTGCAAAAGCTTTTTCTGGCGCAAATATAACTGACGCTAAAGTTGTGTATAGAGTACACAGAAAGGTGCAATATCCTAACTGGTGGTATTGGCGTAAACCTAGTTATTCTTCAGACTCACAAGAAATTACTCACGGAGAAAGCATTACTGATGCAGCAGGTAGTTTTTCTATAAAATTTAAAGCACTTCCTGATGAAAGTGTTTCTAAAGACGATTTACCTATTTTCAACTATGAGGTTACAGCTGATGTTACCGATATAAATGGAGAAACACGCAGCGAAACAATAATTGTAAAGGTAGGCTACCATGCTTTAATAGCCTCTTTGCAAATAAACTCGACTCTTAACAAAGAAGCTAAACAGCAGAAAATAAAAATTACTACTAAAAATTTAAACGAAGAGTTTGCTGCTGCAATAGGAACTGTAAAAATATATAAATTACAAGCTCCAAAAAATCCATTACGAAAAAGACCTTGGAATACTCCTGATTATCAAGATATTTCTGAAAATGAATTCAGAAAATTATTTCCGCATGACTCATATACTAAAGAGGAAGTAAATGAAAAAGATTGGAAAAAAGGGGAATTAGTTTTTGATGAAAAGTTCGATACTAAAAAATCAAAAGAAATTGCTTTGAAGAGCATTAAAATCTGGACTTCGGGTAAATACATTGCTATTTTAAACACAAAAGATAAATTTAATCAAAAAGTAACCGATAAAACTTATTTTACCGTTACCAATACAATCGAAAAAGAAATAGCCGATAGTAAATTATTTTTCTACAATTTAGATAAAACCAATTACAATGTTGGCGATAACGTTTGTTTACAAGTTGGTTCTGCTTCAGATAACATTACTATAGTAGTTGAAACAGAAAAGAATCATAAAATTACGAATACACAATTAATTCACTTAAATAACGGTGTAGAAACAATTGAATTCCCAGTAAATAAAGAAGATATTGGTGGGTTTGCAATAAAATATTATTTTGTTAATTATAATTCTTTTGTTTCAGGAGTTGTTAATATTCCAGTGATCAATAAACAAGAACTTATAACTATTGAAACAAATACATTTAGAGACAAACTACAACCTGGCACACCCGAAAAATGGAGTTTCACAATTAAAAACGACAAAGAAAATAAAGTTACTGCTGAAGTTTTAGCAAGTATGTACGATGCTTCTTTAGATGAATTTAAACCTCATAATTGGCAATTTACTCCAATAAGTACACCAACTTATTACTCGTACGGAAACACTCTAAATGCCCAACATAGTTTTGGAACTAACAGTTTTAGACTTTACAACAACAAATACACTAATTACAATTATCAAAACCAACAATACGCACAACTAAATTGGTTTGGGTTTGCATTTAATAATAATCATCGACCAGGTAAAATGATGATGAGTCGAAAAGCTAAAATGAGTGTGCCTTTAGCTGAAACATCTCAAGAACTAAAAGGAAGAGCTGCAGGTATAAACATGCAAGAAAATGATGTGCAAGAAGAATATGAGTCTGCAGAAGATGCTCCTCTTGCTATGAACACTAATAGTACTACCAGTAAAGAAGATCAGAAAAAAACATCTTTAAAAGGTATTAAAATTCGTAAAAACTTACAAGAAACAGCTTTCTTTTTCCCGCATTTAACAACTGATAAAAAAGGAAACATTACTTTTAGTTTTACCACTCCTGAAGCATTAACAAAATGGAAATTACAATTACTTGCCCATACTAAAGAATTACAATCGGCAACTAAAACGCTAACAGCTGTAACTCAAAAAGAGTTAATGATTACCCCAAATGCTCCACGTTTTTTAAGAGAAGGTGATAAAATAACATTGAGTGCTAAAATTTCGAATCTGTCAGATAAAAATTTACAAGGTATTTCTCAATTAATTTTAACAGATGCTATTACAGGGAAAGAGATTAATCTATTCGATAATTCATCAAAAAACCAATCTTTTAATGTCGATACAAACGGAAACACAAGTGTTTCGTGGAATTTAGCAATTCCTAATAACATTCAAGCAGTTCAATATAAAATCATCGCCAAAGCAGGTAATTTCTCTGACGGAGAACAAAATGTTTTACCCGTTTTATCTAACCGCATGTTAGTTACCGAAACATTGCCAATGTGGGTTCGTTCAAACCAAACAAAAACGTTTAGTTTAGACAAACTAAAAAACAATGCTTCGTCTAGTTTAAAACACCATAAACTTACTTTAGAAGTAACATCAAACCCAGCTTGGTACGCAATACAAGCGTTGCCATATTTAATGGAGTATCCGTATGAATGTAGCGAACAAACTTTCGCTCGTTATTACGCCAATACTTTGGCTAGTCATATTGCAAATTCAAACCCAAGAATTCAAGAAGTATTTAAACAATGGAAATCTAGTGATGCGTTGTTATCTAATCTTGAAAAAAATCAGGAATTAAAATCCTTAATTATTCAAGAAACTCCTTGGTTACGAGATGCGCAATCAGAAACGGAACAAAAAAAGCGTATTGCATTGTTATTCGATTTAAATAAAATGGACAATGAGCAACAAAGAGCTATTAATAAGCTTGCAAATATGCAAATGAGTAATGGTGGTTTCCCTTGGTTTAAAGGAGGGAATTATGTGAATAGATATATTACACAACATATTGTTAGTGGTTTTGGTCATTTAAAACAATTAGGCGTACGTAAATTTGAGACCTCAACAACACAAATGCTTCAAAAAGCTATCCACTTTTTAGATGAAGAAATAGTAGCGCAATACAATGATTTATTAAAGGAAGCAAATAAGATAAAAGCTAGTAAGGGAATTGATAAATATGAAGCTTACTTAAAGAAAAATCATTTAAGCTACTTTGCTATTCAATATTTATACATGCGTAGTTTTTATGAAAAAACAGCTGCTTCTAGCACTGCTAAAAAAGCAATTGCATATTATAAAAATCAAACCGCTGTTTACTGGAATGATTATCAATTGTATGCTAAGGCACAAATTGCATTAATTCAATTTAGAAATAATAATAAAACGATTTCAACAAAAATTATAAAATCATTAAAAGAAAATAGTATTACTTCTAATGAGCTAGGAATGTACTGGAAAAGTAATGTTGCTGGTTATTATAATTACCAAGCCCCTATTGAAACACAGGCTTTATTAATAGAAGCTTTTGCTGAAATTGAAAACGATACTAAAACGGTTGATAATCTAAAAATATGGTTACTTAAAAACAAGCAAACCAACCGTTGGAAAACAACCAAAGCTACAACAGAAGCTGTATATGCTTTATTATTACAAGGAAGTGAATGGCTTTCAATTACAGATATGATTGCCATAAAAATTGGAGATCAAAAAATTGAAACTACTAAACTAGAAAATGTAAAAGTAGAAGCTGGTACAGGTTATTTTAAAACATCTTGGAACGGAAATCATATAAAACCAGCTATGGGTGAAGTAACCATTTCTAAAAAAGGAAAAGGGATTGCTTGGGGAGGTTTATACTGGCAATATTTTGAAGATTTAGATAAAATTACATCTGCTAAAACACCTTTAAAATTAACCAAAAAATTATTTAAAAAAGTAAATACTGATACAGGAAAAGAGCTTATTAAAATTACTGATAAAACCAATTTAAAAGTTGGTGATTTAATTACTGTAAGAATAGCGCTTAGTTCAGACAGAGATATGGAATTTATTCATATGAAAGACATGCGAGCATCTGGTGTAGAACCAACAAATGTACTTTCGCAATACAAATGGCAAGATCGTTTAGGATATTATCAAGCAACAAAAGATGCTGCAACAAATTTCTTTTTTGATCGTTTACCTAAGGGAGTTTATGTTTTTGAATATGATGTTCGTGTTAACAATGCTGGTAATTTTAGCAATGGCATAACAACTATACAAAGTATGTATGCTCCTGAATTTAGTAGCCATTCTAAAGGAAAACGATTAATAATTAACTAATTTAGCCGCTACATTAATAGGTATTACTTTTTAATATAATTTAAATTATGAAAAAACTATTTTTATTTATTG
This genomic stretch from Tenacibaculum sp. Bg11-29 harbors:
- a CDS encoding gliding motility-associated C-terminal domain-containing protein; translated protein: MQKKILFSLLLFSLSLFNIFSQCAGADNTVTICNKESDTNYQTYNLFNQLQGTPLAGGHWFANSPINQNAINNNTGIVNLWAINRFGEHTFTYTNPNCNESSEITIFLGGYPGEDNINGGANACSNDTTVNLFTFLDNNLTNLSADINGEWKEVPGTPTGFLTDNIFNAELAGAGTYALNYIVSNVNSCASKTATVILEVHRSPNAGIAMNLEICDTDNLSLYDNVNLFDYVMGQDSNGVWTDVNNTGQIQNALDATINIEEIYQLFGSGKYDFTYTVYPLGVCEEQSVTVSVILPKIAAAFSVINQCKDDSLLIEILHEATLDSSMTYDLVYEIVNTTTNNIVYTNTLNDISLTDDDGNINLEKITLPNDTLTPGSYIIRTATINNINGIICNSFMVVEKSFIIYEGKAKIEDTCYDEDDLNLTIYDFYNDDGSLFTGTKTVDYTIKGSTNDLIVNTYSLTFLNGEAIIPINFSSFPTNENDFNFTISSTSQSGLNCINYDFSINRVPEDIELGLTIDNVCNASDIKAIINAPAMADGGYTINYEVSEVNTANILTENTIFFAASGGSANYNIDISNLETGTYNVVIKSTQNDTTPCRTVFDFEIRESFSINGIPDAPVLNANQSFCLSDYHPNSPTLANIAITSGENLTWYADNTSTTPLNYSTTLVNGEDYYVSSKDISNSCESSDRTAVTVTILTPQIVTSTNTTPLFCGIEKATIANLDAEVNSGELLWYDSPTNGNLLTTDTILVNGVTYYATESITGCESISRLPFTITVIAPPIPVVEGITLLCGLEKLTLLDFEMSLTNTANYNFIWYDALLGGLELDSSDLLEENTVYYVANIHPGSGCESERTPISVSLNNCNPEDYDFFIPDGFSPNGDGVNDFYYIPNIDYFYPDYQLEIFNRYGQSLFKGDVNTPKWNGKSTSSKNNTTSGVYFYILKYNKDNIKPKQGRIYLSK
- a CDS encoding type IX secretion system membrane protein PorP/SprF; translated protein: MKKILLVIIYINTVAGVFSQQDPQYTQYMYNQNVINPAYVTNELGVINFGFMHRTQWANAVGSPKTYTFFAHAPITDKFEVGLSLITDNVGDNALKENNVYADFAYTLQLSENHRLSLGLKAGFSSFKTNFANFRFPDDNTISGVLTNDLAFDNQNSITPNFGFGAFYFTDKYYLGVSVPNLLNSKHFTEKNGLKSIGGEEIHLFANAGYVFTLSDLIKLKPSFLLKAIKGSPIVVDTSINVLFNDRFEGGLSYRINDSFSAMFNVKATDNLRIGYAYDYTTTNLSDFNSGTHEVFVLFDFDTLGLKKGYDKSPRFF
- a CDS encoding OmpA family protein, yielding MKKTITVLFTFFIVICSNAQANRDFKRAKKYFDRAFYSNAIPLFEKAIKKDKNFKTIKNLADSYYFINDMDKAATNYKLLFKYYKKLIDEPYYFRYANTLKATGDYKKADNLLRSYYKKNDAKRLQKLEKEIEYLENIKAIGNRYTIKNLAINTPNSEFGAIQKGNSIIFSAAKKDDEGTSKTYGWTGNGYLDIYKVSLNNETEPFSTSINTKLHESNIIFTKNAKTAYFTRNNLVKGKRKKDNKKITHLQIYKAQLINGKWKNITSLPFNNDEYSSEHPALSDDEKTLYFSSDMPNGYGSFDIYAVTINNNGTYGNPRNLGATINTPKKEQFPFISKDNKLYFSSNGHPGFGSLDVFVSTISNNKYSKPDNIGLPINSGYDDFSFNINNKTKEGFFASNRPEGKGNDDIYKIVEEKALIIEDCKQSISGIITDIDTKEVIGNTLILIGTDNNDLKKIYTDANGAFSFRAICETSYIVIASKEGYQEKRKTIPTSKQRNKDNDASIALKSITEIEKEKRIALQLKAKKAQELKTTATNKLKLQNKTKIEQVIAKEKSLEKNNGRIIIKTDEINFDYKLWYLRKDTKRAINYVIKLMEKYPKMVVEIGTHSDIRGNNRYNLELSQKRATSARIYFIEKGIKPERVIAIGYGETQPLIKCKTEDACTEEQHETNRRCEFVVKQIY
- a CDS encoding alpha-2-macroglobulin — translated: MKKITTLLFMITLFSTTLKAQENYKNLWKQVQEFEKQNLPKSALNVVNTIYAKAEVAQNTPQIIKSLFYKSKFSLTLEEDAQLKIINQFKEHINKSSFPTKNVLENILANLYWQYFKENRWKFYQRTKTSDKVNKNDFRTWDLDTLFAEIHAHYQKSLENGLLLQQTDINKFNDILYTSKDSEKYRPTLFDFLAHNALSFYKTSETNITKPAYQFKIDTKNLISDASTFSKINLKTKDALSLQFNALKIYQELLNFHLRNGNLDALVDVDLERLNFINQHATFQNKEQLFLQTLKTSEKKYQTNEVSGLYTYKIAKIYNQQANSYTYQKNEEVRFKNKEALAVCNQVIKQFPKSTGAKKCELLKQQITSKALAIVSEKFSPINTSSRLLVTYNNISKLYFTTFKINRTQIEELNKTYKEEDRVKFINKLNQVNSWNNDLRNEHDYLSHTTEVIVPKLTQGNYLIVAHENSTLNNTGLYAVANVQISDLVLIENSQNNTKTYQVVNRNTGKPIKNAQILLKNNERRAETSLNKKLITDKNGFATFKSNHTHYNVSATVTSGNDSAVFGNYYLYKHQKQNINALNETTKVKPFIFTDRSIYRPGQTVYFKTIFVQNKKDKSTPFTNEYIQVTLNDVNNQEVKKLDLKLNEFGAASGEIILPNNGLTGEYTFSINKSNKKESLFYNNGNFNFEQKDYITSISVEEYKRPKFETAFKPITKTFKLNDNITVNGFAKAFSGANITDAKVVYRVHRKVQYPNWWYWRKPSYSSDSQEITHGESITDAAGSFSIKFKALPDESVSKDDLPIFNYEVTADVTDINGETRSETIIVKVGYHALIASLQINSTLNKEAKQQKIKITTKNLNEEFAAAIGTVKIYKLQAPKNPLRKRPWNTPDYQDISENEFRKLFPHDSYTKEEVNEKDWKKGELVFDEKFDTKKSKEIALKSIKIWTSGKYIAILNTKDKFNQKVTDKTYFTVTNTIEKEIADSKLFFYNLDKTNYNVGDNVCLQVGSASDNITIVVETEKNHKITNTQLIHLNNGVETIEFPVNKEDIGGFAIKYYFVNYNSFVSGVVNIPVINKQELITIETNTFRDKLQPGTPEKWSFTIKNDKENKVTAEVLASMYDASLDEFKPHNWQFTPISTPTYYSYGNTLNAQHSFGTNSFRLYNNKYTNYNYQNQQYAQLNWFGFAFNNNHRPGKMMMSRKAKMSVPLAETSQELKGRAAGINMQENDVQEEYESAEDAPLAMNTNSTTSKEDQKKTSLKGIKIRKNLQETAFFFPHLTTDKKGNITFSFTTPEALTKWKLQLLAHTKELQSATKTLTAVTQKELMITPNAPRFLREGDKITLSAKISNLSDKNLQGISQLILTDAITGKEINLFDNSSKNQSFNVDTNGNTSVSWNLAIPNNIQAVQYKIIAKAGNFSDGEQNVLPVLSNRMLVTETLPMWVRSNQTKTFSLDKLKNNASSSLKHHKLTLEVTSNPAWYAIQALPYLMEYPYECSEQTFARYYANTLASHIANSNPRIQEVFKQWKSSDALLSNLEKNQELKSLIIQETPWLRDAQSETEQKKRIALLFDLNKMDNEQQRAINKLANMQMSNGGFPWFKGGNYVNRYITQHIVSGFGHLKQLGVRKFETSTTQMLQKAIHFLDEEIVAQYNDLLKEANKIKASKGIDKYEAYLKKNHLSYFAIQYLYMRSFYEKTAASSTAKKAIAYYKNQTAVYWNDYQLYAKAQIALIQFRNNNKTISTKIIKSLKENSITSNELGMYWKSNVAGYYNYQAPIETQALLIEAFAEIENDTKTVDNLKIWLLKNKQTNRWKTTKATTEAVYALLLQGSEWLSITDMIAIKIGDQKIETTKLENVKVEAGTGYFKTSWNGNHIKPAMGEVTISKKGKGIAWGGLYWQYFEDLDKITSAKTPLKLTKKLFKKVNTDTGKELIKITDKTNLKVGDLITVRIALSSDRDMEFIHMKDMRASGVEPTNVLSQYKWQDRLGYYQATKDAATNFFFDRLPKGVYVFEYDVRVNNAGNFSNGITTIQSMYAPEFSSHSKGKRLIIN